From a region of the Hymenobacter jejuensis genome:
- a CDS encoding anhydro-N-acetylmuramic acid kinase yields MNPNLQHLFAVAQKPERRIIGLMSGTSLDGLDVALCRFSGHGMATKVQVERFATVPYAAEVKEQVREVFAKSHIDFELLCVLNPWVALLQADMVLACLREWNIAPTEVDCIASHGQTVFHAPRSQQVRAGFPNATLQIGDGDHMAVRTGILTLSDFRQKHVAAGGEGAPLAVYGDYLLFSKAGQDRILLNMGGIANFTFLPGSLALDAIFSTDVGPGNTLLDAFTQRHFPSKSYDENGALASQGQASEPLLQALLAHPFFAAEFPKTTGPELFSPAYVEQAQQRSNTTALPPTDLLATLTQFTAAGIVQAVHRCFAAGTAPAVAIYASGGGMHNALLMSILQKQLPMCTFHTTADLGIHPDAKEAVLFATLANESIAGDPAAFGQGRAGIPAVSMGKISFAH; encoded by the coding sequence ATGAATCCTAATTTACAGCACCTTTTTGCCGTCGCTCAGAAACCTGAACGGCGCATCATCGGCCTTATGTCGGGCACCTCACTCGATGGGCTGGACGTGGCGCTGTGCCGGTTTTCGGGGCATGGCATGGCCACAAAAGTGCAGGTAGAGCGCTTTGCTACAGTCCCTTACGCGGCGGAGGTGAAAGAGCAAGTGCGAGAAGTATTTGCCAAATCCCACATCGACTTTGAGTTGCTTTGCGTGCTTAACCCGTGGGTGGCGCTGTTGCAGGCCGATATGGTGCTGGCTTGCCTGCGCGAGTGGAACATCGCGCCCACTGAAGTGGATTGCATCGCCAGCCACGGCCAGACCGTGTTTCACGCCCCGCGCAGTCAGCAGGTACGGGCGGGTTTCCCCAATGCGACCCTGCAAATTGGCGACGGTGACCACATGGCCGTACGTACCGGCATCCTGACACTCAGCGATTTTCGGCAAAAACACGTCGCAGCCGGCGGCGAGGGCGCGCCGCTGGCCGTGTACGGCGATTATCTACTGTTTTCCAAAGCCGGCCAGGATCGCATCCTGCTCAACATGGGCGGCATTGCCAACTTCACTTTCCTGCCGGGCTCGCTGGCGCTGGACGCTATTTTTTCCACGGACGTAGGCCCCGGTAATACGCTGCTTGATGCCTTTACCCAGCGTCACTTTCCGAGCAAAAGCTACGACGAAAACGGCGCCCTTGCGTCGCAAGGCCAAGCAAGTGAGCCGCTGCTCCAGGCATTGCTGGCGCACCCGTTCTTCGCCGCTGAGTTCCCCAAAACCACTGGTCCCGAGCTTTTTAGCCCGGCATACGTGGAACAGGCGCAGCAACGCAGCAACACCACCGCCTTGCCTCCCACCGATTTGCTGGCGACGCTTACGCAGTTCACGGCCGCCGGAATTGTGCAGGCCGTTCATCGCTGCTTCGCTGCCGGTACAGCGCCTGCTGTGGCTATTTATGCCAGCGGCGGCGGTATGCACAATGCGTTGCTAATGAGCATTTTGCAAAAACAGCTACCGATGTGCACCTTTCATACCACCGCAGACCTCGGCATCCACCCCGACGCAAAGGAAGCCGTGCTGTTTGCTACGCTCGCCAATGAAAGTATTGCTGGCGATCCCGCTGCCTTCGGCCAGGGGCGGGCGGGCATTCCGGCCGTGTCGATGGGGAAAATTTCTTTCGCGCATTGA
- a CDS encoding acyl-CoA thioesterase, giving the protein MSFERTFTVIWADMDPNVHMRHSAYNDYAAQTRLDFLAQNGFSMQKFAELAIGPILFREDTRFMKEIHLSETIHVTSELAGLNEDASRWRIVHIIRKSNGQVAASVTVDGAWLDLKRRKLTVPPADLAELMRAAPRHESYADIVRKPSE; this is encoded by the coding sequence ATGTCTTTCGAAAGGACCTTTACCGTGATCTGGGCCGATATGGACCCGAACGTGCACATGCGGCACAGCGCCTACAACGATTATGCGGCCCAAACGCGGCTCGACTTTTTGGCCCAGAATGGGTTTTCGATGCAGAAATTCGCGGAGCTAGCCATCGGCCCGATTCTGTTTCGGGAGGATACGCGCTTTATGAAGGAAATTCACCTGAGCGAAACGATTCATGTAACGTCCGAGCTGGCGGGCCTCAACGAAGATGCTTCGCGCTGGCGCATTGTGCACATCATCCGCAAAAGCAACGGACAGGTGGCCGCTTCTGTAACCGTCGATGGGGCGTGGCTGGACCTAAAGCGACGCAAACTAACCGTGCCTCCCGCCGACTTGGCTGAACTGATGCGTGCAGCGCCCCGCCACGAGAGCTACGCCGATATTGTGAGGAAGCCAAGCG
- a CDS encoding ATP-binding protein translates to MPRLLSICLLCWLTLNPGVAQPKAADDPPPVVRLVRLPAEGVVLDQGWKWHAGDDPAWAHPGFDDRGWENIDPTRDVPLLPQVRKAGIGWFRLRLRIDRSMHREPLVLVVEQLGASEVFLNGRLLYRFGRVSADPKRLQTYNPLGQPLAFRLSDEPEQVLAVRFAFNNRLPYLKFASRPNPVLRLRLNKTNQQTAEVKLTPVRIHDYGNIGFFLSLSILHLALYWFNPKQKANLYLLIFSVANLGLAVVYIYSYETHSVEKRVYLQAIIPVLFAVSFIFVLTTIYSLFQQPRGMVYWSLVGFYLLYIPFFSQLYEVGPVLGMFYLPLIYYAECCRIALRAVRQHQRGAWLIAWGGIIYLLSNGWLILTLAGLLPNGPGLVFQIVSYEIALLAFPVSLSLYLALEFAFTSQSLAAKLVQVQLLMEQTTAQEQEKREILASQNERLERQVTDRTAEVVAQKNELQATLTELRRTQTQLIQREKMASLGELTAGIAHEIQNPLNFVNNFAEVSAEVVDELEAEQQQPNPDTELEAELLRGLKQNLHKIAHHGGRASAIVQGMLEHARSGTGEKQRTDLNTLAAECLQIAYQRLRAKHQDFTCELVTGFEADLGNEVGKIDVVPQEMGRVLLTLYSNAFYAVQQKQKSAPVEYRPTVRVCTRLIPRHVPEGDAATAESNRRRPGEEAVEIRVSDNGTGIPEAVKAKIFQPFFTTKPPGEGTGLGLSLAYDIVTQGHGGMLSVESQLGEGTEFTVCLPATGGTAVT, encoded by the coding sequence ATGCCTCGCCTCCTGTCGATTTGCTTGCTGTGTTGGCTCACCCTTAACCCAGGTGTGGCCCAACCCAAAGCCGCGGACGATCCCCCCCCCGTTGTTCGGCTTGTCCGCTTGCCCGCGGAAGGCGTAGTACTCGACCAAGGCTGGAAATGGCACGCGGGCGATGACCCGGCGTGGGCTCATCCGGGGTTCGATGACCGCGGCTGGGAAAACATTGATCCCACCCGTGACGTGCCCTTGCTACCCCAGGTGAGGAAAGCCGGGATTGGCTGGTTTCGACTGCGGCTGCGGATAGACCGTTCAATGCACCGCGAGCCGTTGGTGCTGGTGGTGGAACAGCTGGGTGCTTCCGAGGTTTTCCTGAACGGTCGGCTGCTGTATCGGTTTGGCCGGGTCAGTGCCGACCCGAAGCGCTTGCAGACGTACAACCCCCTGGGTCAACCCTTGGCATTCCGGCTCTCGGATGAACCGGAGCAGGTACTGGCCGTCCGGTTTGCCTTCAACAATCGGCTTCCCTATCTAAAATTTGCCAGCCGTCCTAACCCTGTCTTACGGCTGCGCCTCAACAAAACCAATCAGCAAACCGCTGAGGTCAAACTAACCCCGGTCCGTATCCACGATTACGGAAACATCGGCTTTTTTCTTTCCCTCAGCATCCTCCACTTGGCGTTGTATTGGTTCAATCCCAAACAGAAAGCAAACCTGTACTTGCTGATTTTTTCCGTGGCCAATTTGGGGCTGGCAGTGGTTTACATTTATTCCTATGAGACGCACAGCGTGGAGAAAAGAGTGTACTTACAGGCCATTATTCCGGTTCTGTTTGCCGTCTCGTTTATTTTCGTCCTGACGACCATTTATTCCCTGTTCCAACAGCCGAGGGGAATGGTGTACTGGTCTTTGGTTGGCTTCTACCTGCTCTACATTCCGTTTTTTTCCCAGCTATACGAGGTGGGTCCCGTGCTGGGCATGTTCTACCTGCCCTTGATTTACTATGCCGAGTGCTGCCGCATTGCGTTGCGCGCCGTGCGCCAGCACCAGCGTGGCGCGTGGCTGATCGCTTGGGGAGGGATTATTTATTTGCTTTCCAATGGCTGGCTAATCCTGACCTTAGCCGGTCTCCTGCCCAATGGCCCTGGCTTGGTTTTTCAAATTGTCTCTTACGAAATTGCGCTGCTTGCCTTTCCCGTTTCCCTCTCCTTGTATTTGGCGCTTGAGTTTGCCTTTACCAGTCAGTCGTTGGCCGCCAAGCTGGTGCAAGTGCAATTGTTAATGGAGCAAACGACGGCCCAAGAGCAGGAGAAACGAGAGATCTTGGCTTCGCAAAATGAACGGCTGGAAAGGCAGGTAACCGATCGAACGGCGGAGGTGGTGGCCCAGAAAAACGAGCTGCAAGCGACCCTTACCGAACTTCGCCGTACCCAAACGCAACTGATCCAACGCGAGAAAATGGCCAGCTTGGGCGAGCTGACGGCCGGCATTGCGCACGAAATTCAGAACCCTTTGAACTTTGTCAACAACTTCGCCGAGGTCTCGGCCGAAGTGGTTGACGAACTCGAAGCGGAGCAGCAACAGCCCAACCCGGACACCGAACTGGAAGCCGAATTGCTCCGCGGCCTCAAACAAAACCTGCACAAGATCGCCCACCACGGCGGCCGGGCTTCGGCCATTGTCCAGGGCATGCTCGAACACGCCCGCAGCGGCACGGGCGAAAAGCAACGCACCGATCTCAATACCCTCGCGGCAGAATGCCTCCAGATTGCTTATCAGCGCTTGCGCGCCAAACACCAGGACTTCACCTGCGAACTCGTGACCGGCTTTGAGGCTGACCTGGGCAATGAAGTGGGCAAAATAGACGTAGTGCCGCAGGAGATGGGGCGGGTGCTGCTAACCCTCTACAGCAACGCTTTTTATGCCGTCCAGCAAAAGCAAAAGTCGGCTCCGGTCGAGTACCGGCCCACGGTGAGGGTCTGCACGCGGCTTATTCCCCGCCATGTCCCGGAAGGGGACGCGGCGACAGCCGAGTCCAATAGGCGAAGGCCGGGGGAAGAGGCTGTAGAAATACGGGTCAGCGATAACGGCACGGGCATTCCCGAAGCGGTGAAAGCCAAAATCTTCCAGCCGTTTTTCACCACCAAGCCGCCGGGTGAAGGCACGGGCCTGGGCCTGTCGCTGGCCTACGACATCGTCACCCAGGGCCACGGCGGCATGCTCTCCGTCGAGAGCCAGCTGGGCGAGGGTACTGAGTTTACCGTTTGCTTGCCGGCGACCGGCGGGACTGCTGTTACCTGA
- a CDS encoding Imm27 family immunity protein produces the protein MQLTPEETQLIGAWLYTNAKLQADANAQRIEWLLDHQLRYVARDESGWLRLYQDPADGRYWELSFPQGHLQGGGPPALTRLEREEAIRRYGLVC, from the coding sequence ATGCAATTAACCCCGGAGGAAACGCAACTCATTGGCGCTTGGCTCTACACCAATGCCAAGCTGCAGGCGGATGCGAACGCGCAGCGCATTGAGTGGCTACTAGATCACCAGCTGCGTTACGTGGCCCGAGACGAGAGCGGCTGGCTACGGCTCTACCAGGACCCGGCGGATGGCCGCTATTGGGAACTCTCGTTTCCACAAGGGCATCTTCAAGGCGGCGGTCCGCCCGCGCTCACGCGCTTAGAGCGAGAAGAAGCTATTCGGCGGTACGGACTTGTTTGTTAA